In a genomic window of Candidatus Zixiibacteriota bacterium:
- a CDS encoding metal-dependent hydrolase: protein MLKATFLGHSCVMATDGKYNIIIDPFLTGNPQAKLSADAVKVDYILVTHGHGDHLGDAVPIAKRNKATIIAPNELAVYVSKQGAQTHNMHIGGAFNFPFGRVKLTIAHHGSAAGEGLEYAGNPCGFLVTMGGKTMYHPGDTGLFYDMKLIGEMNQIDLAFLPIGDNFTMGIDDAVKAVEFLHPRKVVPIHYKTWSVIDTEPAEFAAKLKGSFTEVVIIKPGESVEA from the coding sequence ATGCTCAAAGCGACATTTCTTGGTCACAGTTGCGTAATGGCCACCGACGGCAAATATAATATAATCATTGATCCTTTTCTGACTGGCAATCCGCAGGCAAAATTGTCGGCGGATGCGGTCAAAGTTGATTATATCCTGGTAACGCATGGCCACGGCGACCATCTGGGTGATGCTGTCCCGATTGCGAAAAGAAATAAGGCGACTATCATTGCCCCCAACGAATTGGCGGTCTATGTCTCCAAACAGGGAGCCCAGACTCATAATATGCATATCGGCGGCGCTTTTAATTTCCCCTTTGGGCGGGTAAAACTGACAATTGCGCATCACGGGTCGGCCGCCGGCGAGGGACTCGAATATGCCGGCAATCCCTGCGGCTTTCTGGTTACCATGGGCGGAAAAACAATGTACCATCCGGGGGACACCGGCCTTTTCTATGATATGAAGCTGATCGGGGAGATGAACCAGATCGATCTGGCTTTTCTTCCCATTGGCGATAATTTTACCATGGGTATCGACGATGCCGTCAAGGCGGTCGAGTTCCTTCATCCCAGGAAAGTAGTACCCATTCATTATAAGACATGGTCGGTGATCGATACCGAGCCAGCCGAATTCGCCGCTAAACTTAAGGGTTCTTTTACTGAAGTAGTCATTATTAAGCCGGGAGAATCGGTTGAGGCTTAA
- the mnmA gene encoding tRNA 2-thiouridine(34) synthase MnmA encodes MNKKVLVAVSGGVDSSTALLLLKEQGYEVAAAHMKLWDYADVGGDSYSDGRCCSLESINDLRIICNRLEIPFYVLDFSRQFRETVIGNFVSEYRAGHTPNPCILCNTHLKWSDFLQKGCEIGCDYIATGHYAITAYNHAGSRYILKKGVDATRDQSYALWGLNQEALSRTLLPLGGYHKTEIREIARRLGLKNAEKPESREICFIADDDYHRFLREWEEKEGRSFQPGDIVEKNGRVLGRHEGIAFYTIGQRKGLGITHHTPLYVLDIDVEANTIIVGEDEELLSNKMTVSRINWVSIDKPVAPFQATVKIRYLHNAAPATVSLREGNIAEVSFERPQRAITPGQSAVFHDGDILLGGGIIEKEKNC; translated from the coding sequence ATGAATAAGAAAGTTCTGGTGGCTGTTTCCGGCGGTGTTGATTCTTCCACCGCCCTTCTCCTTTTGAAAGAACAGGGATATGAAGTGGCGGCGGCGCATATGAAGCTCTGGGACTATGCCGACGTGGGTGGCGACAGCTATAGCGATGGCCGCTGCTGCTCCTTGGAATCTATTAACGACCTGCGGATTATCTGCAATCGACTAGAAATTCCCTTCTATGTCCTCGATTTTTCCCGACAATTTCGGGAGACAGTCATAGGAAATTTCGTTTCCGAGTACCGGGCCGGGCATACACCAAATCCCTGTATCCTCTGCAATACTCATTTGAAATGGTCGGATTTCCTGCAGAAAGGATGCGAAATCGGTTGCGATTATATCGCTACCGGGCACTATGCCATCACCGCTTACAATCACGCCGGGTCAAGATATATACTCAAAAAAGGGGTTGATGCCACCCGCGACCAGTCTTACGCTCTCTGGGGATTAAACCAGGAGGCTCTTTCCCGAACGCTTCTGCCGCTGGGCGGTTATCATAAAACGGAAATCCGGGAAATAGCCCGTCGCCTCGGTTTGAAAAACGCGGAGAAACCGGAATCGCGGGAAATCTGCTTTATCGCCGATGACGATTACCATCGATTTCTTCGAGAATGGGAGGAAAAAGAGGGGCGTTCCTTCCAGCCCGGAGATATTGTTGAGAAAAACGGTCGGGTTCTGGGGAGGCATGAGGGAATTGCTTTCTATACCATCGGGCAGAGGAAAGGTCTCGGCATCACTCACCACACTCCGCTCTATGTCCTGGATATCGATGTTGAGGCGAATACTATTATTGTCGGAGAAGATGAAGAGCTGCTCTCTAATAAAATGACTGTCAGCCGGATTAACTGGGTATCGATTGATAAACCGGTCGCCCCCTTTCAAGCAACCGTGAAAATCCGTTATCTTCACAATGCCGCACCCGCCACGGTCTCTTTGCGTGAGGGAAATATCGCCGAGGTTTCATTTGAGCGGCCCCAGCGGGCGATTACACCGGGGCAATCGGCGGTTTTCCATGATGGGGATATTCTCCTTGGAGGGGGAATAATCGAAAAAGAAAAAAACTGTTGA
- the nifS gene encoding cysteine desulfurase NifS, with product MKQIYLDYNSTTPLDERVLEAMLPYLKGKFGNASSLHNFGREAKAGIEEAREKMAALIGAEPAELYFTSGGTESDNLALKGIGYARKAKKDHLIVSAIEHHAVLTTAKYLEKNGFKADYLGTDREGFVSPPELKEKLTDRTSIVSIMHANNEVGTVQDIRPLVDIAHEKGALFHTDAVQSVGKIKVDVRQLEVDLLSLTAHKICGPKGIGAIFIRKGIKIAPLLHGGHHEKGRRAGTENVAGIVGFARALELAVSTRESEHARLAGLADFFISQVQSKISDVHLNGPRDNNRRIPSTVNLSFQAVEGESIILSLDMKGVGVASGSACTSGSLEASHVLTAMDVPPELAQGSIRFSMGRFTTKEDLEYTISVLPEIIDRLRAMSPLYNRDR from the coding sequence TTGAAACAGATATATCTCGATTATAACAGTACCACCCCGTTGGATGAACGGGTACTTGAAGCCATGCTTCCTTACTTAAAAGGAAAGTTCGGCAATGCCAGTTCGCTTCACAACTTCGGCCGCGAGGCCAAAGCCGGTATCGAAGAGGCGCGGGAAAAGATGGCCGCTTTAATCGGCGCCGAACCGGCAGAATTATATTTTACCTCCGGTGGCACCGAGTCGGATAATCTCGCCCTGAAAGGAATTGGGTATGCCAGAAAGGCCAAGAAGGATCATCTGATTGTTTCCGCCATTGAGCATCATGCCGTTCTGACAACCGCCAAATATCTGGAGAAAAATGGATTCAAGGCGGATTATCTTGGCACGGACAGGGAAGGATTCGTGTCACCCCCGGAATTGAAGGAGAAACTTACCGATCGTACATCCATCGTCTCGATAATGCATGCCAATAATGAGGTGGGAACGGTTCAGGATATTCGCCCGCTGGTGGATATCGCCCATGAAAAAGGGGCACTGTTCCATACCGACGCGGTTCAGTCGGTCGGCAAAATCAAAGTCGATGTCAGGCAACTTGAGGTCGACCTACTTTCGCTGACCGCCCACAAGATTTGCGGACCGAAAGGTATTGGCGCCATTTTCATTCGTAAAGGAATTAAAATCGCACCCCTGCTGCATGGTGGTCATCATGAGAAAGGGCGACGCGCTGGCACCGAGAATGTCGCCGGTATTGTTGGATTTGCCAGGGCCCTCGAATTGGCGGTATCGACCCGCGAAAGCGAACATGCCCGTCTGGCCGGACTGGCTGATTTCTTTATCAGCCAGGTTCAGTCAAAGATTTCCGATGTTCACCTGAATGGTCCCCGCGATAACAACAGGAGGATTCCTTCCACCGTCAATCTCTCCTTTCAGGCGGTCGAGGGAGAATCAATCATCCTTTCGCTCGATATGAAGGGAGTCGGAGTAGCCTCCGGTTCCGCCTGTACATCCGGATCGCTTGAGGCATCGCACGTGCTGACCGCCATGGATGTCCCTCCGGAATTGGCGCAGGGGTCGATTCGTTTTTCTATGGGCAGGTTCACCACCAAAGAAGATCTCGAATATACCATTTCCGTATTGCCGGAAATAATTGATCGTCTCCGAGCGATGTCGCCGCTGTATAATAGAGACAGATGA
- a CDS encoding BamA/TamA family outer membrane protein has product MRKSLLLIFVFLLASAAFAQFTDDAALNRWLKKKPVISAIEVEGNNYFPDSKIKSVMFSRKGNILRTIKSDRRRRVQRETIIHDTSEVKYIYLSSGFLGIRIKETFEPIPPDSGALVKITIDEGRRFYYGKITLSGPYDVSFKRELFGITSRFKANQPADPFKLKQALYDCKSVLANNGYPYAAADCRIDTTLGDSTAAVEFIVSSDSLVHFGRVHLIGVGEYDSSLVRRGLTIKSGEIYRRRDIIESQKRLLITGNYLTLQLYAAEKDTANVARRLHPDFILNLKEKKAQYVSIQTGAGQNPYKDLIWDFSLAWGKRNFLRSRRLEISTSSSFVVFTEWRVLNHSYRLQVTEPWFLGLRMPMTLTGRIEPGVRSAVQPYRIQTWSVSLETNWEPQYRFKIYTGLEYKSVNIYGLSLADQIKLRQERGITVRRKLYINISRDARDHPFVPAAGSLTGFRLEYAGGFLGGDESFVYSETSWGRYQKLWPGWILATRIKIGYVREFGASKSVPIDVRFYTGGANSIRGFVENGLGPQSKDGTPEGANVLLIANQEFRYPIIGKFWGSLFSDIGNGFRDWADIKPTSLAIAYGIGLQFISPAGPIRVDYARRVRTKTIDSGHRFHFTILYAF; this is encoded by the coding sequence GTGAGAAAAAGTCTGCTTTTGATATTCGTTTTCCTGCTCGCATCCGCGGCTTTTGCTCAGTTTACCGATGATGCCGCCCTGAACCGCTGGCTCAAGAAGAAACCGGTTATCTCGGCCATTGAGGTTGAAGGCAACAATTACTTCCCTGATTCAAAAATCAAAAGCGTCATGTTCTCGCGAAAGGGGAATATCCTTCGGACGATAAAGTCGGACCGCCGCCGCAGGGTACAACGAGAAACAATCATCCATGATACGTCCGAAGTGAAATATATTTATCTATCCTCGGGATTTCTGGGGATCAGGATCAAAGAGACGTTCGAGCCGATTCCGCCCGATTCCGGTGCCCTGGTGAAAATAACAATAGATGAAGGACGCCGCTTTTATTACGGCAAGATTACCTTGAGTGGTCCTTATGATGTCAGCTTTAAGCGCGAACTGTTCGGTATAACCTCACGATTCAAGGCGAATCAACCGGCCGACCCCTTCAAACTGAAACAGGCGCTCTACGACTGCAAATCCGTTCTGGCCAACAACGGATATCCGTATGCCGCGGCCGACTGCCGCATTGACACTACTCTCGGGGATTCTACAGCGGCCGTGGAATTCATAGTCAGTTCCGATTCACTGGTTCACTTCGGTCGGGTGCACCTGATCGGGGTAGGCGAATACGATTCGTCATTGGTCCGGCGCGGATTAACCATCAAGAGCGGCGAGATATATCGCCGTCGTGATATTATTGAGTCTCAAAAACGATTACTCATTACCGGAAATTACCTAACACTACAGCTTTATGCGGCCGAAAAAGATACTGCCAATGTGGCCCGGCGACTCCACCCTGATTTCATTCTCAACCTGAAAGAAAAGAAGGCTCAATATGTTTCGATTCAGACCGGCGCCGGGCAAAATCCTTATAAGGATCTGATCTGGGATTTCTCGCTGGCATGGGGCAAAAGAAATTTCCTGCGTTCCCGCCGTCTGGAAATATCGACAAGCTCATCTTTTGTTGTCTTTACTGAATGGCGTGTTCTTAATCACAGCTATCGTCTGCAGGTCACCGAACCATGGTTCCTGGGATTGCGCATGCCGATGACATTAACTGGCCGGATAGAGCCCGGTGTTCGATCGGCGGTCCAGCCGTATCGCATCCAGACCTGGTCAGTTTCGTTGGAGACAAACTGGGAGCCGCAATATCGATTCAAGATCTACACCGGGCTCGAGTATAAATCGGTAAACATCTATGGCCTGAGCCTGGCCGACCAAATCAAGCTACGGCAGGAAAGAGGGATTACTGTGCGACGCAAGTTATATATTAATATCAGCCGTGATGCGCGTGACCATCCTTTTGTGCCTGCCGCCGGCTCTCTGACCGGATTCCGGCTCGAATATGCAGGCGGCTTCCTGGGGGGCGATGAATCGTTTGTCTATTCGGAAACCAGCTGGGGTCGCTATCAAAAACTTTGGCCGGGCTGGATTTTGGCCACCAGGATAAAGATCGGGTATGTCAGAGAATTTGGTGCCTCAAAGTCAGTGCCGATTGATGTCAGGTTCTATACCGGCGGGGCCAACAGCATTCGTGGCTTTGTCGAAAACGGTTTGGGGCCCCAATCCAAGGACGGCACTCCGGAGGGAGCCAATGTTCTGCTGATTGCCAACCAGGAATTTCGTTATCCCATCATCGGCAAATTTTGGGGTTCATTATTTTCCGATATCGGCAATGGTTTCCGGGATTGGGCGGATATCAAGCCGACCAGCCTGGCTATCGCCTATGGCATTGGGCTGCAATTCATTTCCCCGGCCGGACCGATCCGGGTTGATTATGCCCGCCGGGTAAGAACCAAGACCATCGATTCCGGTCACCGCTTCCATTTCACAATTCTTTATGCTTTCTGA
- a CDS encoding translocation/assembly module TamB domain-containing protein, producing the protein MRLRYKIPLILLSTALVLLVGVYLAFFQFGLLEYMVNRKLQNMIGQNLPVKVQIGRISGDYYSRLVLLNLDVSYDDGSNDYTMAYIPRLTIEYSLSNLWRGDLIFQSIEMDSAAFKLVKTADKKWLIPRPPGESVQKGGTLNFEIKELRLRNLSLNLLMPGDTLRFSDCSLKGAVQSSENTYSANIDSLNYSSSDRRFGLKSASGKITLTGDNLMLQDFQVVTDSSELKASGQAILSPSLQWQAVIEAPALNLAEAFSFLKIKLRGKISVLGDIKYRDDVISGKVTLTGTFEEHYFDSLNTDFRFHNNRLEFDTLDGTILGGCGLQGKGGIDFSKQPEEYHLRGEVRGFNLEGLVRDSYKSNLNGRIDLSGQGFSSESLSLDIIADLDESWFDRYHPYQATGIMNITTRGIQLQDEFVVSYHENTFFVAGNLEYSGDINVTGTARFENLSAFNGQTFMERMGGRADAVFEITGALKNPSIAGQLRSDSLWLYDVYSRKANIDFDVKHFLYDRNGTVLVHLDSGAAYKFPFDSLHLNMDVDSQFVFIKSADIRNRFSGLGGKGILDYLSYPQKLDFNKVAVDMMGLTLHNDSSVVFSIDSSGYDILRCRLLRPIGYIRGAGRINYDESMDFNIDLEKIDIVPLIKLVADTFQFSGALSGKSHIGGTFASPLMSFQGRIDSLIYEKLLLGDLLADFDYSEKNILIDSVTLDSHTGYYVARGTFPIDLSFQEVADRFPDAEQNIAITARDTRLDAVTLFLEEVESFKGDLKADFKLTGTPRKPKVDGRISLENGILKPYELALPLERLRVAMRMVNQTVYLEEIAAECSDKERNNGKVSGGGQIVINSIDQFKYGLKIKVEDFPARYELGDVSAVVDADLSVEGITPPTVRGDVTIRSALYRENFAKETDGWTILTSLQGDKTWDLNLNADIASNLWIKNDDIDAEFSGKLNFIREKGNYRYIGTLEILRGKGFMADRVFRIEPGGTINYEDIEYPNPRLDIYASTKIRGAATSQSGATTEAPTYDLRVHITGTLEEPIISAAEGSGGGPQFTNEEIIPLIFTDYYQAGSNKLKAGTDRLTTGISGFLSGQMAQIGSRTLGVETFEIDPVYGDKFNPLGTRLTVGFYTHPNLYIYGRSSISGVAGQEVGFEYRLKRFLLVEGRRDQENLYHLLLNFYWDY; encoded by the coding sequence ATGCGGCTGAGATATAAAATCCCTCTTATCCTTCTCAGCACCGCACTGGTCCTGCTGGTGGGAGTGTACCTGGCCTTTTTCCAGTTCGGACTTCTGGAATATATGGTAAATCGAAAACTACAAAATATGATCGGCCAAAATCTCCCGGTGAAAGTGCAGATAGGAAGAATCAGCGGCGATTATTACTCCAGGCTGGTTCTGCTGAATCTTGATGTTTCCTATGATGACGGCAGCAATGATTATACAATGGCTTATATTCCCCGTCTCACAATCGAATATTCTCTATCGAATCTCTGGCGCGGCGATCTGATTTTCCAGAGCATCGAAATGGATTCAGCCGCATTCAAGCTGGTGAAGACAGCCGACAAGAAATGGCTTATTCCCCGACCGCCGGGGGAATCGGTTCAAAAAGGCGGCACATTAAATTTCGAAATCAAGGAACTGAGGCTTAGAAATCTCAGCCTGAATCTGCTCATGCCCGGCGATACCCTCCGCTTCAGCGACTGTTCCCTGAAAGGGGCCGTTCAATCCTCGGAAAATACCTATTCGGCCAATATCGACAGTCTTAATTACAGCTCCTCCGACCGCCGATTCGGTCTCAAATCCGCCTCGGGGAAAATCACGCTGACGGGCGACAATTTAATGCTGCAGGATTTTCAGGTTGTTACTGATTCTTCGGAATTGAAAGCGAGCGGACAGGCAATCTTATCTCCGAGTCTCCAGTGGCAGGCGGTTATTGAAGCTCCTGCTCTGAATCTGGCTGAGGCCTTTTCCTTCCTAAAAATCAAACTCAGAGGAAAGATATCTGTCCTGGGAGACATTAAATACCGGGATGATGTCATTTCCGGAAAGGTGACCCTGACCGGCACTTTTGAAGAACACTACTTTGATTCCCTTAACACCGATTTTAGGTTTCATAACAACCGGCTTGAATTTGACACCCTTGATGGGACAATTCTTGGTGGATGCGGGTTGCAGGGCAAAGGAGGAATCGATTTCTCCAAACAGCCGGAGGAATATCATCTGCGAGGCGAAGTGCGCGGCTTTAATCTTGAGGGACTGGTTCGAGATTCCTATAAATCGAATCTTAACGGCAGAATTGATTTGAGCGGGCAGGGGTTCAGCAGCGAGAGCCTGTCGCTTGATATAATTGCCGATCTTGATGAATCATGGTTTGACCGTTATCATCCTTATCAGGCAACAGGAATCATGAATATCACGACCAGAGGCATTCAGCTTCAGGATGAATTTGTCGTCTCCTACCATGAGAACACTTTTTTTGTTGCCGGTAATCTCGAATATAGCGGCGATATCAATGTCACCGGTACCGCCCGTTTTGAAAACCTCTCGGCCTTCAACGGGCAGACATTCATGGAACGCATGGGGGGGAGAGCTGATGCCGTCTTTGAAATCACCGGCGCACTAAAAAACCCCAGCATTGCGGGGCAGCTTCGTTCTGATTCTCTCTGGTTGTATGATGTTTATTCGCGGAAAGCCAATATTGATTTTGATGTGAAGCATTTTCTTTATGACCGGAATGGCACGGTTCTAGTTCATCTCGATAGCGGAGCGGCATACAAATTCCCCTTCGACTCTCTTCATTTGAACATGGACGTTGATTCGCAGTTTGTTTTCATAAAGAGCGCCGATATTCGCAACAGATTTTCTGGGCTGGGGGGAAAGGGAATACTCGACTATCTTTCCTATCCGCAGAAACTCGATTTTAATAAAGTTGCCGTTGACATGATGGGCCTGACGCTTCACAATGACAGTTCGGTTGTATTCAGCATCGATTCTTCGGGTTATGATATTCTGCGGTGCCGTCTGCTTCGTCCGATCGGGTACATTCGGGGCGCCGGCAGAATAAATTATGATGAATCAATGGACTTCAATATTGATCTGGAGAAAATAGACATTGTTCCTTTAATTAAGCTGGTAGCGGATACTTTCCAATTCAGCGGCGCCTTATCAGGGAAATCCCACATAGGGGGAACTTTCGCTTCGCCCCTGATGAGCTTTCAGGGCCGAATCGATTCCCTCATCTATGAAAAGTTGCTGCTCGGTGACCTCCTTGCAGATTTCGATTACTCCGAAAAAAACATTTTAATTGACTCGGTGACCCTTGATAGTCATACCGGGTATTATGTTGCCCGCGGGACTTTCCCGATTGATTTATCATTCCAGGAAGTGGCCGATCGTTTCCCCGATGCTGAGCAGAATATCGCCATTACCGCCCGCGATACCCGGCTTGATGCTGTCACCCTGTTTCTTGAGGAAGTGGAAAGCTTTAAGGGAGATCTCAAAGCTGATTTCAAGTTGACCGGCACACCGCGTAAGCCGAAAGTGGATGGACGCATCAGCCTGGAAAATGGAATTCTGAAACCTTATGAACTGGCCCTTCCGCTGGAGAGGCTTCGTGTCGCCATGCGGATGGTTAACCAGACCGTCTATCTGGAAGAAATTGCTGCCGAGTGTTCCGATAAAGAGCGCAATAACGGAAAGGTCAGCGGTGGCGGGCAAATCGTAATCAATTCAATCGACCAGTTCAAGTATGGACTCAAAATAAAAGTGGAGGATTTTCCTGCAAGGTATGAACTGGGGGATGTTTCGGCGGTAGTTGATGCCGACTTGAGTGTTGAAGGGATTACGCCGCCAACTGTCAGGGGAGACGTGACCATTCGTTCCGCGTTATATCGGGAGAACTTTGCCAAAGAAACCGACGGCTGGACCATCTTGACCTCATTGCAGGGGGATAAGACCTGGGATCTTAATCTTAATGCGGATATCGCCTCCAACCTGTGGATAAAGAATGATGATATTGACGCCGAGTTTTCCGGCAAACTGAATTTCATTCGGGAAAAGGGCAACTATCGATATATCGGCACCTTGGAAATTCTGAGGGGCAAGGGTTTTATGGCTGACCGGGTGTTTCGTATCGAGCCCGGGGGGACTATTAACTACGAGGATATTGAATACCCCAATCCGCGGCTGGATATTTATGCCTCCACGAAAATTCGGGGAGCCGCAACCAGTCAATCCGGTGCGACCACCGAAGCACCGACTTATGATTTACGGGTCCATATCACCGGCACGCTGGAGGAGCCGATAATCAGCGCCGCCGAAGGAAGCGGGGGCGGCCCGCAGTTTACCAACGAGGAAATTATTCCATTGATATTTACCGACTACTATCAGGCGGGCAGCAATAAGCTGAAGGCCGGGACAGATAGATTGACCACCGGCATTTCCGGCTTTTTAAGCGGTCAGATGGCTCAAATCGGCTCGCGCACACTGGGTGTTGAGACTTTCGAAATTGATCCGGTATATGGCGACAAATTCAATCCGCTGGGGACAAGATTGACAGTTGGCTTCTATACGCACCCCAATCTCTATATCTATGGGCGATCGTCCATTTCAGGTGTGGCCGGACAGGAGGTCGGCTTTGAATATCGGCTGAAGCGGTTCCTTCTGGTGGAGGGGCGTCGGGATCAGGAAAATCTGTACCACCTGTTGCTGAATTTCTATTGGGATTATTGA
- a CDS encoding zf-HC2 domain-containing protein — translation MRCQRARYYLSAYCRDELPGGKRKAIAAHLQICPECRREEAVQVEMAGAAKGLPRCDVSADFNTRLLNRIAAERFHETRTRAFFPKRVPLVNWGRAVPIMATACFVLAFVFAGGVKNLFIHTNESAMTAQVEQSQDNGMDNSYMTVQPQANRTFAQHTNSGWTFQKQVARANRIRGLMNSLASEGAFNTYAPPVTGNPHMLLGPGIFIEIPLSGQPIIRPESAPQTRTANQTY, via the coding sequence ATGCGTTGTCAAAGGGCACGCTATTACCTGTCAGCCTATTGTAGAGACGAGCTGCCGGGGGGAAAGCGTAAGGCAATTGCAGCGCATCTTCAAATTTGCCCGGAGTGTCGTCGTGAAGAGGCGGTCCAGGTTGAGATGGCCGGGGCTGCAAAAGGTTTGCCGCGTTGTGACGTCTCGGCGGACTTCAATACCAGACTTCTGAATCGTATAGCCGCTGAGAGATTTCACGAAACTCGGACCAGGGCTTTCTTTCCTAAACGTGTACCGCTGGTCAATTGGGGTCGGGCGGTGCCGATTATGGCTACGGCCTGCTTTGTGCTGGCTTTCGTTTTTGCGGGCGGAGTGAAGAATCTATTCATTCATACTAACGAATCGGCCATGACGGCTCAGGTGGAACAAAGCCAGGACAATGGAATGGATAACAGCTACATGACCGTTCAGCCTCAGGCCAATCGGACTTTCGCCCAGCACACCAATTCCGGTTGGACTTTCCAGAAACAGGTGGCCCGGGCCAATCGGATTCGCGGATTAATGAATAGCCTCGCCAGTGAAGGTGCTTTTAATACCTATGCGCCTCCGGTTACCGGAAATCCTCATATGCTTCTCGGTCCCGGAATCTTTATTGAGATACCTTTGAGCGGTCAACCGATCATTCGTCCCGAATCGGCTCCGCAGACAAGGACGGCCAATCAAACTTATTGA
- a CDS encoding sigma-70 family RNA polymerase sigma factor produces MEKELEKQSDYRLMERIKNGDMVAFNQIVEKYRNRLMSVIFRMIQSSEEAEDIVQETFLRVYQHRNSFDFRHCFSTWLYTIALNLARNELRKRKRFKFFDIFDMQGKETEIAVEMKLPSNLPQALERAMENLPEKYKTAFLLRDVQELPYEEVAQIMNIPLGTVKSRVNRARAILREKLKPRMEEYNALSKGTLLPVSLL; encoded by the coding sequence GTGGAAAAAGAGTTAGAAAAGCAATCTGATTACCGACTCATGGAGAGGATAAAAAATGGCGATATGGTCGCCTTTAATCAGATTGTTGAAAAGTACAGGAATCGCCTTATGAGTGTGATTTTCCGCATGATTCAGAGCTCGGAGGAGGCGGAAGATATCGTTCAGGAGACTTTTTTGAGAGTCTATCAACATCGTAATTCCTTTGATTTTCGCCACTGTTTTTCTACCTGGCTTTATACCATTGCCCTGAATCTGGCTCGCAACGAACTGCGGAAGAGGAAGCGATTCAAGTTCTTCGACATTTTCGACATGCAGGGTAAGGAAACTGAAATCGCGGTGGAAATGAAGTTGCCTTCCAATTTACCGCAAGCTCTGGAGAGGGCCATGGAGAATCTGCCGGAAAAATACAAGACAGCCTTTTTGCTTCGTGATGTCCAGGAACTTCCTTACGAGGAAGTGGCCCAGATTATGAATATACCTCTGGGGACGGTGAAATCGCGCGTTAACCGTGCCCGAGCCATTTTAAGAGAGAAATTGAAACCAAGAATGGAGGAATATAATGCGTTGTCAAAGGGCACGCTATTACCTGTCAGCCTATTGTAG